In the Candidatus Electrothrix sp. GW3-4 genome, one interval contains:
- the folD gene encoding bifunctional methylenetetrahydrofolate dehydrogenase/methenyltetrahydrofolate cyclohydrolase FolD, with protein MSAKIISGTETAKAIREELKKEVAELAGKVVPGLVTILVGEDPASQSYVAAKNKTAHALGIHSEQVTLDAGTSEEDLLALVEKYNNDEKIHGILVQLPLPKHIDEAKILNAINPDKDVDGFHPVNVGRMVLGEKCFLPCTPHGVLELLSRSGVETSGAEVVVVGRSNIVGKPVANLMLQKRDAGNATVTLCHTRTKDMDFHTKRADILIVAAGVANMIKADQVKEGVVVIDVGVNRIGVTESGKAKLAGDVEFESVKEKAAAITPVPGGVGPMTITMLMKNTVQSAKQFAGLA; from the coding sequence ATGAGCGCAAAAATCATCAGCGGAACCGAAACCGCAAAGGCGATAAGGGAAGAACTGAAGAAGGAAGTTGCCGAGCTGGCGGGCAAGGTCGTTCCGGGTCTGGTTACTATTCTGGTGGGAGAAGATCCTGCCTCACAATCCTATGTGGCGGCCAAGAATAAAACGGCGCATGCTTTGGGGATCCACTCTGAGCAGGTTACCCTGGATGCCGGGACCAGCGAGGAAGACCTGTTGGCTCTGGTAGAAAAATATAATAACGACGAGAAAATTCACGGTATCCTGGTGCAGTTGCCTCTGCCAAAGCATATTGATGAGGCCAAAATTCTCAATGCCATTAATCCGGATAAGGATGTGGACGGATTTCATCCGGTCAACGTAGGACGCATGGTCTTGGGTGAAAAATGCTTCCTGCCCTGTACACCGCACGGGGTACTGGAGCTGCTCTCACGCTCCGGGGTTGAAACCTCTGGGGCTGAGGTAGTGGTTGTTGGCCGTTCCAATATTGTGGGCAAGCCGGTGGCAAACCTGATGTTGCAGAAACGGGATGCCGGTAATGCGACAGTCACCCTCTGCCATACCCGGACCAAGGATATGGACTTTCATACCAAGCGGGCCGATATCCTCATCGTTGCAGCCGGTGTTGCCAATATGATCAAGGCAGACCAGGTCAAAGAGGGCGTGGTTGTCATTGATGTGGGTGTGAATCGCATCGGGGTTACTGAATCCGGCAAGGCCAAGTTGGCCGGTGATGTGGAATTCGAGTCTGTCAAGGAAAAGGCTGCCGCCATTACCCCGGTACCTGGTGGTGTTGGTCCGATGACGATCACCATGCTGATGAAGAATACCGTGCAGTCTGCCAAGCAATTTGCCGGACTCGCGTAA
- a CDS encoding acetyl-CoA decarbonylase/synthase complex subunit delta, whose amino-acid sequence MKSGSNLERVLRNGAFAVTGELGPPKNSDPDVVREKARILKGNVDAVNITDCQTAIVRMSSIGAGLLAQAEGVEPVIQMTCRDRNRIGMQSDLLAASALGLKNLLCLTGDHQKFGNHPGAKGVFDMDSIQLLGMVRDMRDGRKFQCGEDIKGKTTDLFLGAAANPFAYPYEFRAVRMGKKIANGADFIQTQIIYNVERFAEFMKTARELGLPDKAYILAGVTPPKSLGMARYMKKFVPGMDVTDEVINRLKGAKDKKQEGINICVDIINQVKEIPGVAGVHVMAIEWEEAVPEICEKAGLLPRPTFDDDSAEIPETTVAAKEAIAVRAPAAQGAAADVLEQAKAEAEKIIAAARTEAAALSGQAVQPGEATTETAAASGQAADDAGEHAMNEKGRRAALESVNQGLDALKKAYGLSDDQFDALMNFVDAASVLNKEPEGMAQQPAGATPAPAAPAAPVVEEKADAAAAEAKAKAEAEAKAKAEAAAKAEAEAKVKADAEAKAKAEAEKKAAAEAAAKAEAEKKAAAEASAKAEAEKKAAAAKPAPAAAAPSDLDAPVLSTEETPFAERATKVPAASYKTDYSGAIREVTLGNGDKAVTVGGATSLPFHLFEGELGNKPLIAMEIMDVRPDNWPDTLTQYFDDVMDSPVDWAKKCVDVYKADALNIWLNGTDPNGANRSAADAAKDAAAVIDAVDVPIIIWGCGNAEKDTETLREVTSLIGDKKVCLAPLEDANYRAIGATAMAFQHPMVAASPIDVNLAKQLNILLENLGVPLDTVMMDPSVGALGYGIEYTYSVMERIRIAALTQKDEKLQVPIICNLGREVWKAKEVGLPTDEMMGDQESRGIMMEAITASCMLMAGGEVLIMRHPKAVNMTKALINGLAG is encoded by the coding sequence ATGAAATCGGGGAGCAATTTGGAGCGGGTGCTCAGGAACGGCGCATTTGCCGTTACCGGTGAGCTGGGACCGCCGAAGAACAGTGACCCTGATGTGGTCAGAGAGAAGGCGAGAATCCTGAAAGGTAATGTGGACGCGGTCAATATCACGGATTGCCAGACCGCAATCGTCCGGATGTCGTCCATCGGTGCCGGGCTGCTGGCTCAGGCCGAAGGGGTGGAGCCGGTTATCCAGATGACCTGTCGGGACAGAAACCGAATCGGGATGCAATCGGATTTGCTGGCTGCATCTGCATTGGGCTTGAAAAACCTGCTCTGCCTGACCGGTGATCATCAGAAATTTGGCAATCATCCCGGAGCAAAAGGCGTATTTGACATGGATTCCATCCAGCTATTAGGGATGGTCCGGGATATGCGGGATGGAAGGAAATTTCAGTGCGGTGAGGACATCAAAGGAAAAACCACAGATCTTTTCCTCGGTGCTGCTGCCAACCCCTTTGCCTATCCCTATGAATTTCGTGCAGTACGCATGGGGAAAAAGATCGCCAACGGGGCAGATTTTATTCAGACCCAGATCATCTATAATGTGGAGCGCTTTGCCGAGTTCATGAAGACAGCCCGCGAGCTCGGCCTGCCTGACAAGGCCTATATCCTTGCCGGTGTGACCCCACCTAAGTCCCTGGGCATGGCTCGCTACATGAAGAAGTTTGTCCCAGGCATGGATGTGACCGACGAGGTGATTAACCGTCTCAAGGGTGCCAAGGATAAAAAGCAGGAAGGGATTAATATCTGTGTTGATATTATCAATCAGGTCAAAGAGATCCCCGGGGTGGCCGGTGTACACGTCATGGCCATCGAGTGGGAAGAGGCGGTTCCTGAGATCTGTGAGAAAGCAGGGCTGCTGCCACGACCAACCTTTGATGATGACTCGGCAGAGATACCCGAGACAACGGTTGCAGCGAAAGAGGCCATTGCAGTGAGAGCTCCTGCAGCTCAGGGTGCTGCTGCTGATGTTCTGGAACAAGCCAAGGCCGAAGCTGAGAAAATTATAGCCGCCGCCCGGACCGAAGCAGCTGCTCTCTCTGGACAGGCAGTCCAGCCCGGCGAAGCGACAACGGAAACTGCTGCTGCCAGTGGACAGGCGGCAGATGATGCAGGAGAACATGCGATGAATGAAAAAGGACGCCGTGCGGCGTTGGAATCAGTCAATCAGGGCCTGGATGCCTTGAAAAAGGCCTATGGCCTGAGCGATGATCAGTTTGATGCCTTGATGAACTTTGTCGATGCGGCATCGGTATTGAATAAAGAACCGGAGGGAATGGCTCAACAACCTGCCGGAGCAACTCCTGCACCTGCCGCTCCTGCTGCACCGGTGGTAGAAGAGAAAGCTGATGCTGCGGCAGCAGAGGCAAAAGCCAAGGCAGAGGCTGAAGCAAAGGCAAAAGCCGAAGCTGCTGCCAAGGCTGAAGCTGAAGCCAAAGTAAAGGCGGATGCAGAGGCCAAAGCCAAAGCAGAAGCAGAGAAGAAGGCTGCGGCCGAAGCTGCTGCCAAGGCAGAGGCGGAAAAGAAGGCCGCTGCAGAAGCGTCTGCCAAAGCAGAGGCGGAAAAGAAGGCTGCTGCTGCCAAGCCTGCTCCGGCTGCTGCTGCGCCCTCTGATCTGGACGCTCCGGTTCTCTCCACAGAGGAGACACCTTTTGCTGAGCGCGCGACCAAGGTGCCAGCTGCCAGCTATAAGACAGACTATTCAGGTGCGATTCGCGAGGTAACTCTGGGGAACGGCGACAAGGCCGTGACCGTGGGGGGGGCCACTTCTCTGCCCTTCCATCTCTTTGAAGGCGAGCTGGGCAATAAGCCGCTTATCGCTATGGAGATCATGGATGTCCGTCCTGATAACTGGCCTGATACCCTGACTCAATACTTTGACGATGTCATGGATAGCCCGGTGGACTGGGCAAAGAAATGTGTTGATGTCTATAAGGCCGATGCCCTGAATATCTGGCTCAACGGCACAGATCCCAATGGCGCCAATCGTTCCGCAGCAGATGCGGCCAAGGACGCAGCCGCTGTAATCGATGCCGTTGATGTACCGATTATTATCTGGGGCTGTGGTAATGCGGAGAAGGATACCGAGACCCTGCGTGAGGTGACCTCCCTGATCGGTGATAAGAAGGTATGTCTGGCGCCCCTGGAGGATGCCAACTACCGTGCTATCGGGGCAACAGCAATGGCCTTTCAGCATCCCATGGTTGCTGCTTCGCCCATTGATGTCAACCTGGCCAAGCAGTTGAACATTCTTCTGGAGAATCTCGGTGTACCCCTTGATACGGTGATGATGGATCCGTCCGTTGGTGCCTTGGGCTACGGTATTGAGTACACCTATTCAGTGATGGAGCGTATTCGTATCGCCGCCTTGACCCAGAAAGATGAAAAACTCCAGGTGCCGATTATCTGTAACCTCGGACGTGAGGTTTGGAAGGCCAAAGAGGTTGGGCTGCCCACCGATGAGATGATGGGGGATCAGGAAAGTCGCGGTATCATGATGGAGGCGATCACTGCATCCTGTATGCTTATGGCCGGTGGTGAAGTCCTGATCATGCGCCATCCCAAGGCGGTCAATATGACCAAGGCGCTCATTAACGGTCTGGCCGGTTAA
- the cooS gene encoding anaerobic carbon-monoxide dehydrogenase catalytic subunit, translated as MAKPNRCESCNDITASSTRDLLNQDLAKQVRTAYDRIEDRGMSACLFGSGGTCCRNCNMGPCQIIDGVESMVGICGATADTVAARNFARVVAAGTSAHTDHAREMVRGFIATAKGETPHEIKDVAKLHDMAELFGIATEDREKNEIALELGERALAEFGKQDNEPLTMLKRAPEKQQKIWKEQGVEPRSVDREVVELMHRTHMGVDQEYQNITKQSSRCALADGWGASMLSTELTDIMFGTPVPKRAIVDLGVLREDMVNVTVHGHEPLLAESLCLAAEDEEMLALAKKAGAKGINLAGVCCTGNEILMRRGIPVAGSFIQQEMVLATGAVEAMVVDVQCVMQSLAQVVKGKHTDIITTNYRAKMPDGVHIQFEEEAAYASAKKILSHAIANFKKRGEYYIPKDKKFDVVVGFSHETINYMLGGRFRQSYRPLNDNIINGRIRGVGALVGCEHYKYSDDVHFEIAKELIKNNVLVLASGCAAQALGRRGLMRPEAATEYAGDGLREVCETVGMPPVLHVGSCVDNSRLLIALTAMVKEGGLGDDIAELPAVGSAPLWMSEKAVAIGQYFVASGAHVIFQDLPINGAKKFSEYLLKEIKEEFGACWGVQSNPLDIAKAMIAAIDEKREALGINKKKERVLMDMAMRRDLEAGKGIAGAGCGG; from the coding sequence ATGGCTAAGCCTAATCGCTGCGAAAGCTGTAACGATATAACCGCCAGCTCAACACGCGACCTGCTGAATCAGGATCTTGCCAAGCAGGTTCGTACTGCCTATGACCGTATTGAGGACCGGGGGATGTCCGCCTGTCTGTTCGGCTCAGGAGGTACCTGCTGCCGCAATTGCAATATGGGACCCTGTCAGATCATTGACGGTGTTGAATCAATGGTCGGGATCTGCGGTGCCACAGCAGATACGGTTGCGGCCAGAAATTTCGCCCGCGTGGTCGCGGCTGGTACATCCGCTCATACTGACCATGCCCGTGAAATGGTGCGCGGATTCATTGCCACGGCAAAAGGGGAAACGCCGCATGAAATCAAGGATGTGGCCAAACTTCATGATATGGCCGAACTCTTCGGGATTGCAACCGAGGACCGGGAGAAGAACGAGATCGCCCTTGAGCTTGGTGAGCGGGCCCTGGCTGAGTTTGGTAAGCAGGATAATGAACCCCTGACCATGCTGAAGCGGGCTCCAGAGAAACAGCAAAAGATCTGGAAGGAGCAAGGGGTTGAACCGCGCTCTGTTGATCGGGAAGTGGTGGAACTGATGCACCGTACCCATATGGGCGTGGATCAGGAGTATCAAAATATTACCAAGCAGTCGAGTCGCTGCGCCTTGGCCGACGGCTGGGGTGCTTCCATGCTTTCCACTGAGCTGACCGATATTATGTTCGGCACCCCGGTGCCTAAACGAGCCATTGTTGATCTCGGTGTGCTCCGGGAAGACATGGTCAATGTAACGGTGCATGGTCACGAGCCGCTGCTGGCCGAGTCCCTGTGTCTGGCTGCTGAGGACGAGGAGATGCTGGCTCTGGCCAAGAAGGCCGGGGCTAAGGGGATTAACCTGGCCGGTGTCTGCTGTACCGGTAACGAGATCCTGATGCGGCGGGGTATTCCCGTGGCTGGTTCCTTTATCCAGCAGGAGATGGTGCTGGCCACCGGTGCAGTGGAGGCCATGGTTGTTGATGTCCAATGTGTCATGCAGTCCCTTGCTCAGGTCGTGAAAGGGAAGCATACCGACATTATCACCACCAACTATCGGGCCAAGATGCCGGATGGAGTGCATATTCAGTTTGAAGAGGAAGCTGCCTATGCCTCAGCCAAAAAGATCCTGTCTCACGCCATTGCTAACTTTAAAAAGCGGGGCGAGTACTATATTCCGAAGGACAAGAAGTTCGATGTCGTGGTTGGTTTCTCCCATGAGACCATCAATTACATGCTCGGTGGGCGCTTCCGTCAGTCCTACCGCCCATTGAATGATAATATTATCAACGGCCGTATCCGCGGAGTCGGTGCCCTGGTCGGTTGTGAGCATTATAAATACTCTGATGATGTTCATTTTGAGATTGCCAAAGAGCTGATCAAAAATAACGTGTTGGTCCTGGCCAGCGGTTGTGCGGCCCAGGCCTTGGGCAGGCGGGGGCTGATGCGGCCGGAGGCAGCCACTGAGTATGCCGGAGACGGCCTGCGCGAGGTCTGTGAGACCGTGGGGATGCCGCCGGTCCTTCATGTCGGTTCCTGTGTGGATAACTCTCGCCTCCTTATCGCCCTGACCGCCATGGTTAAAGAAGGAGGACTGGGTGATGATATCGCTGAGCTCCCTGCTGTGGGGTCAGCACCCCTGTGGATGAGCGAAAAGGCAGTGGCCATTGGCCAGTACTTTGTTGCCAGTGGTGCCCATGTTATTTTCCAGGATCTGCCCATTAATGGGGCTAAGAAATTTTCCGAGTATCTCCTCAAGGAGATCAAAGAGGAGTTTGGTGCCTGTTGGGGTGTGCAAAGCAATCCCCTGGATATTGCCAAGGCCATGATCGCAGCTATTGATGAAAAACGCGAGGCCCTGGGGATCAATAAGAAGAAAGAACGTGTCCTCATGGACATGGCTATGCGTCGGGATCTGGAAGCAGGCAAAGGTATTGCCGGTGCCGGTTGCGGCGGTTGA
- a CDS encoding GDSL-type esterase/lipase family protein, giving the protein MTTQTALTGKTLLMLGDSLIEWGDWEPLLPDLQVINRGVAGEHTEELSARLINEIDAVVDAGPEPEYILLMTGTNNLLMGSPYFPVILGSMLPRLVALCPQSRITLNSLMPMRIQGLAEETITAANTELRDVAQRSACRFLDMTTPFTEQCLPVTKPCFLNDGVHLATRGYQVWAGAIKRHLEALEENQPMDHETS; this is encoded by the coding sequence ATGACAACCCAGACCGCCCTGACCGGAAAAACACTGCTCATGCTTGGCGACTCCTTGATTGAGTGGGGTGATTGGGAGCCCCTCCTCCCGGATCTCCAGGTCATTAATCGTGGGGTCGCCGGGGAACACACCGAAGAGCTCTCAGCCCGACTGATCAACGAGATTGACGCCGTGGTTGACGCTGGCCCAGAACCGGAGTATATCCTCCTTATGACAGGCACCAACAACCTGCTTATGGGCAGCCCCTACTTTCCTGTCATTCTGGGGAGCATGCTGCCGCGCCTGGTCGCCCTCTGTCCGCAGAGCAGGATTACCCTGAATTCCCTCATGCCCATGCGAATACAGGGGCTGGCCGAGGAAACTATCACTGCTGCCAACACCGAACTCCGTGATGTGGCGCAGCGCAGCGCTTGTCGTTTTCTCGATATGACCACCCCCTTTACCGAGCAATGCCTGCCTGTGACCAAACCCTGCTTTCTCAACGATGGGGTACACCTGGCCACCCGGGGCTATCAGGTCTGGGCCGGGGCCATCAAAAGGCATCTTGAGGCGCTTGAGGAGAATCAACCAATGGACCATGAAACTTCTTAG
- the acsB gene encoding acetyl-CoA decarbonylase/synthase complex subunit alpha/beta — MSKIICSAAIRGAQKIVDMAEASYEEAVKKYGPEQEVSFPNTAYYLPIIYSMLGAKVERLGDMKDIFQECRKLLPSVVTEDMWLPYLGPALDAGMATYFAEEMYEAIDYLNSPDYYTKTEDPTADNIWLGAADDVIFRKRGVEFVDGTAPGFAAIVGSPSDPEVASKIALELQEKNLYIFMHTDSDGNYMPDLLVKNGVQVGWNTRLVPFGKRYTSVVFSIGFACRVAMAFGGIKPGDYKGNLLYNKDRTYAFVMPFGQVSDEWYANAAGAINWGFPTISDYAIPEILPTGVCTYEHVVSDIPHDEIVQKAIEVRGLKVNVSKIDIPMSFGPAFEGERIRKDDLFMECGGGRTTGVEVLISKEMDEVEDGLVTLEGPDISDIEEGQNLPIGILVEVAGREMQSDFEPILERQFHHLMNYIQGIMHIGQRNIMWIRIGKAAVEKGFSFKHLGVVLHGKLHQEFGAILDKVQVKIYTEQEKVEEVMNIAKQVYEERDLRLGSMTDETEDVFYSCTLCQSFAPSHVCVITPERIGMCGAYNWLDGKASYQINPTGPNQPIDKGECTDPDNGYFTGINEFVSQASRGAVPEVSCYSLMNNPMTACGCFEAIAAMLPQCNGIMVVNRDYMGMTPSGMKFTTLAGMAGGGMQTPGFMGVSKHYMTSKKLFKAEGGVKRMVWMPKILKDEISEKLKALCEYEGMPELYDMIATEEQGTTEEEILTFLKEKGHPALEMETAMG, encoded by the coding sequence ATGTCAAAGATTATCTGCTCCGCAGCGATTCGCGGTGCCCAAAAAATCGTGGATATGGCCGAAGCGTCCTATGAAGAGGCTGTAAAGAAGTACGGCCCTGAACAGGAAGTTTCCTTTCCCAATACTGCCTACTACCTGCCGATTATTTATTCCATGCTTGGAGCCAAGGTGGAACGACTCGGCGATATGAAAGATATTTTTCAGGAATGTCGGAAGCTCTTACCATCTGTTGTTACCGAGGATATGTGGCTGCCGTACTTAGGGCCTGCCTTGGATGCCGGTATGGCAACCTATTTTGCCGAGGAAATGTACGAGGCCATCGACTACCTGAATTCACCGGATTACTACACCAAGACCGAAGACCCAACGGCCGATAATATCTGGCTGGGTGCAGCAGATGACGTTATCTTCCGAAAACGAGGGGTTGAGTTCGTTGATGGCACGGCTCCAGGCTTTGCTGCCATCGTCGGTTCTCCTTCTGACCCTGAGGTCGCCTCCAAGATAGCCTTGGAATTGCAGGAGAAGAATCTCTATATCTTTATGCACACGGATTCTGATGGCAATTATATGCCGGATCTGCTGGTGAAGAACGGGGTACAGGTAGGCTGGAACACCCGTCTGGTGCCTTTTGGTAAGCGTTATACCTCGGTGGTCTTCTCCATCGGTTTTGCCTGTCGTGTGGCTATGGCCTTTGGTGGTATTAAACCGGGCGATTATAAGGGCAACCTGCTCTATAATAAGGACAGGACCTATGCCTTTGTTATGCCTTTTGGTCAGGTCAGTGACGAATGGTATGCTAACGCAGCCGGTGCTATCAACTGGGGCTTCCCGACTATCTCTGACTATGCGATTCCTGAGATCCTGCCCACAGGTGTTTGTACCTATGAGCATGTGGTTTCTGATATACCCCATGACGAGATTGTCCAGAAGGCCATTGAGGTGCGCGGCCTGAAGGTCAATGTCAGCAAGATTGATATCCCTATGTCCTTTGGCCCGGCCTTTGAGGGTGAGCGTATCCGCAAGGACGACCTGTTCATGGAATGTGGTGGTGGGCGAACCACCGGTGTGGAGGTCCTGATCTCCAAGGAAATGGATGAGGTCGAAGACGGTCTCGTCACCCTGGAAGGACCGGATATCTCTGATATCGAAGAGGGGCAGAACCTGCCCATCGGTATCCTGGTCGAGGTGGCTGGTCGTGAGATGCAGTCGGATTTTGAGCCCATCCTGGAGCGTCAGTTTCATCATCTGATGAACTATATTCAGGGCATTATGCATATCGGGCAGCGCAACATCATGTGGATCCGGATTGGCAAGGCTGCCGTGGAAAAAGGATTTTCTTTCAAACACCTCGGTGTGGTGCTGCACGGTAAGCTGCATCAGGAATTTGGGGCCATTCTCGATAAGGTCCAGGTCAAGATCTACACTGAGCAGGAAAAAGTTGAAGAAGTCATGAATATTGCCAAGCAGGTCTATGAAGAGCGTGACCTGCGCCTTGGCTCCATGACCGATGAGACGGAAGATGTTTTCTACTCCTGTACCCTGTGTCAGTCCTTTGCGCCCAGCCATGTCTGCGTTATTACACCGGAGCGCATCGGAATGTGTGGTGCCTATAACTGGCTGGATGGTAAGGCCTCCTATCAGATCAACCCAACAGGGCCGAATCAGCCCATTGATAAGGGGGAGTGTACAGACCCTGATAACGGCTACTTTACCGGCATCAATGAGTTTGTTTCCCAGGCTTCCCGTGGGGCGGTGCCAGAGGTCAGCTGCTATTCTCTGATGAATAACCCTATGACTGCCTGTGGTTGCTTTGAGGCCATCGCAGCCATGTTACCGCAATGCAATGGCATCATGGTGGTCAACCGTGATTACATGGGCATGACCCCTTCTGGTATGAAGTTTACCACCTTGGCCGGTATGGCGGGTGGCGGTATGCAGACCCCTGGTTTCATGGGGGTGTCTAAGCATTACATGACCAGTAAGAAGCTGTTTAAGGCAGAAGGTGGCGTTAAGCGCATGGTTTGGATGCCGAAAATTCTCAAGGATGAGATCAGCGAGAAGCTCAAGGCCCTTTGTGAGTATGAAGGAATGCCCGAGCTTTATGACATGATCGCCACCGAAGAGCAGGGCACCACAGAGGAAGAGATCCTCACCTTTCTCAAGGAAAAAGGTCATCCTGCCCTGGAAATGGAAACAGCAATGGGCTGA
- a CDS encoding peptidoglycan-binding domain-containing protein, whose translation MKNGKSLHKIIGCGVIMLAVFVFAGTGYTRSPCGCQTCQQSQNPGPVFDEYAELQYRDGFPGSRRYKRQQVKKLQCMLKTLGYCSGAIDGWYGSSTARAVMLFLADNFQEIGYGKKVTKDQWKYMVHWAGERCSKYDKKERPRPSYYQYQQYQGYQQGQQYQYYQYK comes from the coding sequence ATGAAGAACGGAAAATCATTACACAAAATCATAGGGTGTGGGGTTATCATGCTCGCCGTGTTCGTCTTTGCGGGCACTGGCTATACCCGTAGCCCCTGCGGTTGTCAAACATGTCAGCAGTCCCAGAATCCAGGACCTGTATTTGATGAGTACGCGGAGCTGCAGTACCGCGACGGTTTCCCTGGCAGCCGGAGATACAAACGCCAGCAGGTAAAAAAGCTCCAGTGCATGCTGAAGACCCTGGGCTACTGCTCCGGCGCCATTGATGGCTGGTACGGCAGTTCAACGGCCCGTGCCGTGATGCTCTTTTTAGCAGACAACTTCCAGGAGATTGGCTACGGTAAGAAGGTGACCAAGGACCAATGGAAGTACATGGTCCACTGGGCAGGCGAGCGCTGCTCCAAGTACGACAAGAAAGAGAGACCAAGACCTTCTTACTACCAGTACCAGCAATACCAAGGCTATCAGCAGGGACAGCAATATCAGTATTATCAGTACAAGTAA
- a CDS encoding Txe/YoeB family addiction module toxin: MYTVTFLRQAQKDAKKLSSSGLKRKVSKLIDIIKDDPYQYPPEYEFLKGDMKGLISRRINKQHRLVYEVFENEKLIKVYRMWTHYE, encoded by the coding sequence ATGTACACAGTTACCTTTTTGAGGCAGGCACAAAAGGATGCAAAAAAACTGAGTTCCAGTGGGTTGAAAAGGAAGGTTTCGAAGTTGATAGATATTATCAAAGATGATCCTTATCAATATCCGCCGGAATATGAATTTTTGAAAGGTGACATGAAAGGCTTGATCAGCCGACGTATTAATAAACAGCATCGTTTGGTCTATGAAGTTTTTGAAAACGAAAAATTGATTAAAGTCTATCGTATGTGGACACATTACGAATAG
- the acsC gene encoding acetyl-CoA decarbonylase/synthase complex subunit gamma, with protein MALTGIQILKMLPKKNCGECSIPTCLAFAMKVAAGQAEIETCPYVSDEAKATIGEASAPPIRTIKIGSGDAVFTAGGETCQFRHEKRFENQTGLAVLIATDEDAASVDGKIKRANAFEYERVGVMMRNNLVAIKDNGGASLADMAKKVMEGAPKQAIILMSENPENLKAGAEACGDNKPLLYGASAENVDAFAELAKETGCVIGVKGKNLDDLVETADKLLAAGVKDMVIDTGARTLRGAFEDNVVARRSAVKDKFKPLGFPTIAFPCEMCDDLMMEAMIGSVLLAKYAGITVFSDIQGDILFPLLLEQLNIFTDPQRPMVVAEDIYPITGPDENSPVLITCNFSLTYFIVSGEIEGSKVPSWLLIKDTEGLSVLTAWAAGKFGADLIAMFVNKSGILDKVKHRELIIPGYLATIKGELEEELPEWTITIGPREAGHLPAFLKEWKPAA; from the coding sequence ATGGCGTTAACCGGTATACAGATACTCAAGATGCTGCCCAAGAAGAATTGCGGCGAGTGTAGCATACCTACCTGTCTCGCCTTTGCCATGAAAGTGGCAGCCGGGCAGGCTGAGATCGAAACATGTCCTTATGTCAGTGATGAGGCAAAGGCCACCATTGGTGAGGCCTCGGCCCCGCCGATTCGTACCATCAAGATCGGTAGCGGAGATGCAGTATTCACCGCAGGTGGTGAAACCTGTCAGTTTCGCCATGAGAAGCGGTTTGAGAACCAGACTGGCTTGGCGGTCCTGATTGCGACAGATGAGGATGCTGCCTCTGTTGATGGCAAGATTAAACGGGCCAACGCGTTTGAGTATGAGCGTGTCGGCGTCATGATGCGCAATAACCTGGTCGCTATCAAGGATAATGGTGGCGCATCGCTGGCAGATATGGCCAAGAAGGTGATGGAAGGTGCTCCCAAGCAGGCCATTATCCTGATGAGCGAGAATCCAGAGAATCTCAAGGCCGGAGCCGAGGCCTGCGGTGATAATAAGCCGCTGCTCTACGGTGCCAGCGCTGAGAATGTGGATGCCTTTGCTGAGCTTGCCAAAGAGACCGGTTGTGTCATCGGTGTCAAGGGCAAGAATCTTGATGATCTGGTGGAGACAGCAGATAAGCTGCTCGCCGCTGGAGTCAAAGACATGGTCATTGATACCGGGGCCCGGACCCTGCGTGGTGCCTTTGAGGATAATGTTGTTGCCCGTCGTTCGGCGGTCAAGGATAAATTCAAGCCCCTGGGCTTCCCGACCATCGCCTTCCCCTGCGAGATGTGTGACGACCTGATGATGGAGGCCATGATCGGCTCTGTCCTGCTGGCCAAGTACGCAGGCATTACCGTCTTCTCCGATATCCAGGGCGATATTCTGTTCCCGCTTCTGCTTGAGCAGCTCAACATCTTTACTGATCCGCAGCGGCCTATGGTTGTGGCTGAGGATATTTACCCGATTACCGGGCCGGATGAGAATTCACCGGTCTTGATCACCTGTAATTTCTCGCTCACCTACTTTATCGTGTCCGGTGAGATTGAGGGGTCCAAGGTGCCCAGCTGGTTGCTGATCAAGGATACTGAAGGTCTGTCCGTATTGACTGCCTGGGCTGCGGGTAAATTCGGTGCTGATTTGATCGCCATGTTTGTCAATAAGTCTGGCATCCTGGATAAGGTCAAGCATCGGGAGCTGATCATTCCGGGGTATCTGGCCACCATTAAGGGTGAGCTGGAAGAGGAGCTGCCTGAGTGGACTATTACCATCGGTCCTCGTGAGGCTGGCCATCTGCCAGCCTTCCTCAAAGAGTGGAAACCGGCAGCGTAA